A single region of the Pirellulaceae bacterium genome encodes:
- a CDS encoding PEP-CTERM sorting domain-containing protein — MKCLLWTTLVASTLLISGKTTWAGLAYGDPASGWSYQYNGDSRLDDPGEALDGGWTFGGGSDSWDGSDIGEDAPGGVSALKEGDTTFIRIQDTGDPRDYVDETGIGGDPSNRKIFFDRDIVDLDGIGEEFLEDGFTFSFRGRISTAATGPIDPWYPDGGGADDEWPTDGLGEHIIEFDSTAHISLFQPFNLGSVGFALTTEEGDGVGQNGLLLNDLSEDIACKGCGDTGAGDENFLEIENISEWQEFWITIQGTPDGPGSHRINVYTNGSTEASEFDVTAGIRSDGGGMGPLSIGIPGTSRASAWDLDFISIAEGVIEPVTGGPRGDYNGNGALDAGDLDLQAAAINSQDLAFDENADGVVDTNDRVLWVNELKNTWMGDADLNGRFDSGDFVVVFTAAKYEQDADATWNQGDWDGDGRFNSGDFVAAFNNGGYDAGLRPGGPNPAAAAVPEPSSLVLLATGLLLFWRRR; from the coding sequence ATGAAGTGCTTGTTATGGACCACTTTGGTAGCTTCAACTTTGCTGATTAGCGGCAAAACGACCTGGGCCGGATTGGCCTACGGCGACCCAGCAAGCGGATGGAGCTATCAATACAACGGAGATTCGAGGTTGGACGATCCCGGCGAAGCGCTCGATGGCGGATGGACTTTCGGCGGCGGTTCGGACTCATGGGATGGGAGTGACATCGGCGAAGACGCACCTGGCGGTGTCTCCGCGCTAAAGGAAGGCGACACAACTTTTATTCGCATCCAGGACACGGGGGATCCGCGTGACTATGTGGATGAAACAGGAATCGGTGGAGATCCGAGCAATCGCAAAATCTTTTTCGACCGAGACATTGTTGATTTGGATGGGATCGGTGAAGAGTTCCTAGAAGATGGCTTCACTTTTTCATTTCGCGGTCGAATCTCGACTGCCGCCACGGGTCCCATCGACCCCTGGTATCCGGACGGGGGCGGCGCCGATGACGAATGGCCCACTGACGGCCTTGGCGAACACATCATCGAATTCGATTCGACGGCCCACATCAGCCTCTTTCAACCGTTCAACTTGGGATCGGTTGGGTTCGCTTTGACCACAGAGGAAGGCGATGGAGTAGGCCAGAACGGTTTGCTATTGAATGATTTGAGTGAAGACATAGCCTGCAAAGGATGTGGTGACACGGGTGCCGGCGATGAGAATTTCTTGGAGATCGAAAACATTTCAGAATGGCAGGAATTCTGGATCACGATTCAGGGCACACCCGATGGCCCTGGTTCCCATCGAATTAACGTTTACACAAATGGAAGTACAGAAGCGAGTGAATTTGACGTGACAGCCGGCATTCGCAGCGACGGCGGTGGCATGGGGCCACTTTCCATTGGTATCCCAGGAACGTCTCGCGCCAGTGCATGGGATCTCGATTTCATCTCGATTGCCGAAGGCGTCATTGAACCTGTAACCGGCGGACCACGGGGTGACTACAACGGAAATGGTGCCTTAGACGCCGGCGACTTGGATCTCCAAGCTGCCGCCATCAATTCGCAAGATTTGGCTTTTGATGAGAACGCCGACGGTGTTGTCGATACCAATGATCGCGTCCTGTGGGTCAATGAACTAAAAAATACCTGGATGGGTGACGCCGATTTGAATGGCCGTTTCGACAGTGGCGACTTTGTGGTCGTCTTTACTGCAGCGAAATATGAGCAAGATGCCGACGCCACCTGGAACCAGGGCGATTGGGACGGCGATGGCCGTTTCAATTCAGGCGACTTCGTCGCAGCTTTCAACAACGGCGGATACGATGCCGGATTGCGACCTGGCGGACCGAATCCAGCTGCTGCAGCTGTCCCGGAACCGTCCAGCCTGGTACTTCTTGCAACCGGGCTCCTACTCTTCTGGCGACGTCGCTAG
- the rnc gene encoding ribonuclease III has protein sequence MDSDAEFSSDISEHLKLCEERLGYTFQNKSLLHAALTHASGAQHRLASNERLEFLGDAILGYVVCEMLFQQFPELLEGQLTRIKSVVVSRQTCAKLSHRMDLEPMLIVGKGISTEQPVPRSLLADVFESVVAAIYLDGGNEASRSFVRRTMQEEIDLAASGETDDNYKSMLQQLVQRDFGATPTYHLIDERGPDHEKRFCVAAQFNNRTFPPAWGENKKAAEQRAAGNALANLNGNQPPFLADA, from the coding sequence ATGGATTCTGACGCCGAGTTTTCTTCCGACATCTCCGAGCATTTGAAGCTTTGTGAAGAGAGACTCGGCTACACATTTCAGAACAAATCGCTGCTGCATGCAGCCTTAACACATGCCTCCGGCGCGCAACATCGTCTTGCATCGAACGAACGTCTCGAATTCCTGGGCGACGCGATTCTGGGCTATGTGGTCTGCGAAATGTTGTTTCAACAATTTCCCGAGCTACTCGAAGGACAGCTAACACGTATCAAGTCAGTGGTCGTGAGCCGCCAAACTTGTGCCAAATTAAGTCACCGCATGGATCTCGAACCCATGCTGATCGTTGGCAAGGGTATCTCGACCGAACAACCTGTGCCTCGGTCGTTGTTGGCAGACGTCTTTGAGTCGGTGGTGGCAGCGATCTACCTCGATGGCGGCAATGAAGCCTCGCGTTCATTTGTGCGACGTACCATGCAGGAAGAAATTGATCTAGCTGCCTCCGGTGAAACCGATGACAACTACAAGTCGATGTTGCAGCAACTGGTTCAGCGGGACTTTGGTGCAACCCCAACCTATCATCTGATCGACGAACGGGGTCCGGATCACGAAAAAAGATTTTGCGTGGCTGCCCAATTCAACAATCGCACATTTCCTCCAGCCTGGGGCGAAAATAAAAAGGCGGCGGAACAGCGAGCTGCGGGCAATGCACTCGCCAATCTAAACGGAAATCAACCTCCTTTCCTTGCTGACGCTTGA
- the senB gene encoding selenoneine biosynthesis selenosugar synthase SenB yields the protein MRILIVTPGVRGSRTGNQITALRWARILRGLRHSVAIASSYEKQACDLLIALHARKSAGTICRFRQALNSVPLIVALTGTDLYGDLGRSPAARKSIDLADYVILLQPAGIEPIPERLRAKCRVIYQSAIASSPRRPLKRSFEVVISGHLRPVKDPFRAAYAVRHLPIDSRLCITHLGAALSAEMRRRADLEMLRNTRYRWWGNVPHWRSRQLIARGRALVLSSRMEGGASVIAESIVNRTPVIASDISGNRGMLGADYPGLFACGNTLELRSMLWKVEQDVSFRNELRRRVTARLPNHSPMTEQRSWRKLISELS from the coding sequence ATGCGAATATTGATTGTGACACCGGGTGTTCGCGGTTCGCGAACCGGAAATCAAATTACGGCTTTGCGATGGGCGCGGATCCTGCGCGGTTTACGCCATTCGGTCGCGATCGCGTCAAGTTATGAAAAGCAAGCCTGCGATCTTTTGATCGCGCTTCATGCTCGGAAGAGTGCGGGGACGATTTGTCGATTTCGGCAGGCGTTGAATTCTGTTCCCCTGATTGTCGCGTTGACCGGTACCGATTTGTATGGTGACTTGGGGCGATCGCCCGCTGCGCGAAAGAGCATCGACCTGGCCGACTATGTCATCTTGCTTCAGCCTGCTGGCATCGAGCCGATTCCCGAGAGGCTGCGTGCCAAATGTCGGGTGATTTATCAATCGGCGATTGCTTCGTCTCCTCGCCGCCCGCTCAAGCGATCTTTTGAGGTGGTCATATCGGGGCATTTGCGGCCAGTGAAAGATCCGTTCCGAGCGGCCTATGCGGTGCGGCATCTGCCCATCGATTCGCGGCTTTGTATTACCCATCTTGGTGCAGCGCTGAGTGCGGAAATGAGGCGGCGCGCCGACTTAGAAATGCTGCGCAATACACGTTATCGATGGTGGGGGAATGTGCCTCACTGGCGTTCCCGGCAGTTAATTGCCCGCGGCCGAGCTTTAGTTCTGAGTTCAAGAATGGAAGGCGGCGCGAGTGTGATTGCTGAGTCCATTGTTAATCGTACGCCCGTGATTGCCTCCGACATTTCGGGGAATCGAGGCATGTTGGGAGCTGACTATCCCGGATTATTCGCTTGCGGTAATACACTTGAATTGCGATCCATGTTGTGGAAAGTTGAGCAGGACGTGAGTTTCCGAAATGAACTGCGACGACGGGTAACGGCGCGGCTCCCCAATCACTCACCGATGACCGAGCAGCGTAGTTGGCGAAAACTAATTAGCGAACTGAGCTAA
- a CDS encoding c-type cytochrome, whose translation MSIGYTVKLGFRVALGLLLLNGTLLADFPQRKSVVLGGHRFQIPTGMELRQVAGPPLVLRPICADLDFEGHLYVADSSGSNANVQDQLQNKPHRIVRLTDSDRDGVYDKSTVFADRMMFPEGTLFHQGSLYVAAPPSIWKLTDTDGDGVADERIEWYDGKTLTGCANDLHGPYLGRDGWIYWCKGAFAEQSFERPGQAPWVTRAAHVFRRRPEGGPIEAVMTGGMDNPVEVVFTPGGERLFTTTFLQHPANGLRDGIIHAIYGGVYGKVHSVIDGHPRTGEVMPVMTHLGAAAPCGLCLTESNGLGAKLKGNVFACSFNMHKVTRHVLHKRGATFQTVDHDFLECDDLDFHPTDVLEDADGSLIVVDTGGWYKLCCPTSQLEKPDVLGAIYRVTRTGQAAHFDARGEQLDWQRLMPGEVVALLGDSRPVVRRRAQSRVVNQPDLFLQEIASELRSNEDAAARLQLVWTAIQLSGDEARAIVRLALDDHDATVRQAAAHGVSLWRDHLAIGSLERLLNNESVHNRRVAAEALGRLRQPLAIDPILKSLETAEGRALTHSLTYALIEINQAKRVQEQLFARGPKVFRAAATALDQMQPSQSQADDIVPRLLSLNAETRQVAGWIVEQHPEWGKQVAEVLQTQIQADDEHDEVRRLLLDLVPLLFDNKEVQGVVGHLLADSKLDVVKRRQLLGAIAKRPRSTLPKTWLEPLRDAVNDPDLSRQAVEALMAFGEAPSQQSILKTALIELAEDRARPDPLRLKAAAALGPGRIRISGELFTLLCRFTLDEDELENRRLAVAALIQAKLSRQQLLDLAGSLEVVGPMELGSLLQAFQKNNDDAIGTALLVALSESEFSDALPSSVILTSMKDFGSDIQARLKDWLQLNQLDLAADRERLEQLLGELPGGDIRRGQRVFHSAKAACAACHAMGYLGGQIGPDLTRIGKIRSRRDLLEAIVFPSASFVRSYEPLNVTTLDGRVVSGVVREDSRAGITLIDTQRQTRYIARDEIDQTLPGKLSVMPSGLDQQLTPGELADLLAFLQSAK comes from the coding sequence ATGTCGATCGGCTACACGGTGAAACTGGGGTTTCGAGTAGCCCTAGGCTTGCTTTTACTAAATGGAACGCTTCTGGCCGACTTTCCGCAAAGGAAATCGGTGGTGCTGGGGGGGCATCGTTTTCAAATTCCGACTGGAATGGAGTTGCGACAGGTGGCCGGTCCTCCTCTCGTTTTGCGCCCGATTTGTGCTGATCTGGACTTCGAGGGCCATCTTTATGTTGCCGATTCGAGCGGATCGAACGCGAACGTTCAGGACCAGTTGCAAAATAAGCCACATCGAATCGTCCGTCTCACCGATTCCGATCGGGACGGTGTTTACGACAAGTCGACGGTATTCGCCGATCGCATGATGTTCCCGGAGGGAACGTTGTTTCACCAAGGGTCACTCTATGTTGCAGCGCCGCCGAGTATCTGGAAATTGACCGATACGGATGGGGATGGCGTTGCTGATGAACGAATCGAATGGTACGACGGCAAGACGTTGACCGGTTGTGCGAACGATTTGCATGGACCTTATCTGGGCCGAGATGGATGGATCTATTGGTGTAAGGGGGCATTTGCCGAACAGTCCTTCGAACGTCCGGGACAAGCACCCTGGGTGACGCGAGCCGCCCATGTTTTTCGGCGACGCCCAGAGGGTGGCCCGATTGAAGCCGTCATGACGGGCGGAATGGACAACCCCGTTGAAGTCGTGTTTACGCCCGGCGGAGAACGTCTGTTTACTACAACATTTCTCCAGCATCCGGCCAATGGTTTGCGAGATGGAATAATCCACGCCATCTATGGGGGGGTGTACGGGAAGGTTCACAGCGTGATCGACGGACACCCTCGTACGGGTGAAGTGATGCCGGTCATGACTCATCTGGGGGCAGCGGCTCCCTGCGGTTTGTGCCTTACTGAGTCGAACGGCCTGGGGGCAAAGCTGAAGGGAAATGTATTCGCCTGTTCGTTCAACATGCACAAGGTCACCCGACATGTGCTTCACAAACGGGGGGCGACGTTTCAAACGGTTGATCATGACTTCTTAGAGTGCGATGATCTCGACTTTCATCCGACGGACGTGCTGGAGGATGCAGACGGAAGCCTGATCGTGGTTGACACGGGCGGGTGGTACAAACTGTGTTGTCCCACGTCTCAACTCGAAAAACCCGATGTGCTTGGAGCCATCTATCGGGTGACCCGTACGGGGCAAGCAGCGCATTTCGATGCTCGAGGAGAACAGCTTGATTGGCAACGGTTAATGCCAGGGGAAGTCGTTGCCTTGCTGGGCGATTCTCGCCCGGTTGTCCGGCGTCGGGCCCAATCGCGGGTCGTAAACCAGCCGGATTTGTTTCTCCAAGAGATTGCCAGCGAGCTTCGATCGAATGAGGATGCAGCTGCGCGGCTGCAGTTGGTATGGACTGCCATTCAGTTGTCCGGCGACGAAGCACGAGCGATCGTGCGGTTAGCACTGGACGATCACGATGCCACCGTCCGCCAGGCGGCGGCACACGGTGTGAGTCTTTGGCGCGACCATCTAGCGATAGGGAGTTTGGAACGCCTGCTGAATAACGAATCGGTTCACAACCGTCGCGTGGCGGCCGAGGCACTCGGACGATTGAGGCAACCGCTTGCCATTGATCCGATTTTGAAATCATTGGAAACAGCCGAAGGGCGTGCCTTGACCCATTCTTTGACCTATGCCTTGATTGAAATCAATCAGGCGAAACGCGTGCAAGAACAACTCTTTGCCCGTGGACCCAAGGTGTTTCGTGCTGCCGCTACGGCACTCGATCAGATGCAACCGAGTCAATCGCAAGCCGATGACATCGTTCCCCGTCTGCTGAGTCTTAATGCGGAAACGCGTCAAGTGGCTGGCTGGATTGTGGAGCAGCATCCGGAATGGGGAAAGCAAGTTGCGGAAGTTTTGCAAACGCAGATTCAAGCGGACGACGAGCACGATGAGGTGCGACGTCTGCTGTTGGACCTTGTTCCGTTACTTTTTGATAACAAAGAGGTTCAGGGTGTCGTGGGGCACTTGCTCGCAGATTCGAAGCTTGATGTGGTCAAGCGACGTCAGTTGCTTGGGGCGATTGCCAAGCGACCTCGATCGACTCTGCCAAAAACTTGGCTTGAACCCTTACGGGACGCGGTTAACGATCCGGATTTGTCGCGGCAAGCGGTCGAGGCCCTGATGGCGTTCGGAGAGGCTCCGTCGCAGCAGTCTATCCTGAAGACTGCCCTAATCGAGTTGGCAGAAGATAGGGCAAGGCCTGATCCGCTAAGACTGAAAGCTGCTGCCGCTTTGGGGCCTGGTCGGATTCGGATTTCAGGCGAACTATTTACGCTGTTGTGTCGGTTTACGTTAGATGAAGACGAGCTGGAAAATCGACGGCTAGCCGTCGCGGCGCTGATTCAAGCGAAACTTTCGCGGCAACAGTTGCTCGATTTGGCCGGCTCCCTGGAGGTCGTCGGACCGATGGAGCTGGGATCGCTTCTACAGGCATTTCAAAAAAATAACGACGACGCGATTGGAACCGCCTTGCTCGTGGCCCTTTCGGAATCTGAGTTTTCGGACGCCCTGCCCTCCTCGGTGATTCTGACGAGCATGAAAGATTTTGGATCGGACATCCAAGCACGATTGAAAGATTGGCTGCAGCTGAATCAGCTAGATTTAGCCGCGGACCGCGAACGGCTTGAGCAATTACTGGGGGAGTTACCCGGAGGTGATATTCGTCGTGGGCAACGCGTTTTTCATTCCGCCAAGGCCGCCTGTGCCGCATGTCATGCCATGGGCTATCTGGGGGGTCAAATCGGTCCTGATCTGACACGCATTGGGAAAATTCGTTCCCGTCGCGATCTCCTGGAGGCGATTGTGTTTCCGAGTGCCAGTTTTGTTCGAAGTTACGAGCCCCTGAATGTGACGACCCTGGATGGTCGTGTGGTTAGCGGTGTTGTTCGGGAGGATAGTCGAGCCGGGATCACGCTGATCGATACGCAGCGGCAAACGCGGTACATTGCTCGGGATGAAATCGATCAGACGTTGCCGGGAAAGTTATCGGTGATGCCAAGTGGCCTCGATCAGCAGTTAACGCCGGGTGAACTCGCTGACTTACTTGCCTTTTTGCAGTCCGCAAAATAG
- a CDS encoding Gfo/Idh/MocA family oxidoreductase, whose product MTEHRSLGASRRSFLKRSAVVASTVGMPSIVPASALGLGPHVAPSNRIALGFIGTGGKGRHNMGQFLGFDDCQVAAVCDVDSGHLQTAKAQIDKRYGNNDCLAVDDFRELASRDDLDAICVSTPDHWHALATIAALNGGKDVYCEKPLANSVAEGRAICRAAALNDRIVQTGSHERSGESRRHACELVRNGRIGKLHTIRINLPTTDAHHLNVKKWLGEQPEGPAPDGLDWQMWLGHTPDVPFTEKRCHFWWRFILAYGGGEMTDRGAHVIDLAQLGAGKDDTGPVECIANGTQNPSGIFDAYMDYVFVNVYDDGLKMIGSTKGPRGVKFEGDEGWIFIHVHDPLVEASDPRILESKIGRRDIQLGRSPGHHRNFIDCMKSRQEPLATAEIGHRTGSICHLNNISMKLGRPIRWDPVNEVIIDDEEANALLAPRMREPWSL is encoded by the coding sequence ATGACTGAGCATCGTTCGCTAGGCGCATCCCGAAGAAGTTTTCTCAAGAGATCAGCCGTGGTCGCGTCGACGGTCGGTATGCCATCGATCGTTCCGGCTTCTGCATTGGGGCTGGGCCCCCATGTAGCCCCGAGCAACCGAATTGCTCTGGGGTTCATCGGTACGGGTGGCAAGGGACGTCATAACATGGGGCAGTTCTTGGGTTTCGACGACTGCCAAGTTGCGGCGGTTTGTGACGTTGACTCGGGCCATCTGCAGACCGCGAAGGCTCAGATTGATAAGCGATATGGAAACAATGATTGCCTGGCGGTAGATGATTTTCGTGAGTTAGCGAGTCGTGATGATTTAGATGCGATCTGCGTTTCCACGCCCGATCACTGGCATGCGTTGGCGACAATTGCGGCTCTGAACGGCGGGAAGGATGTTTACTGCGAAAAGCCACTCGCAAACTCAGTTGCGGAGGGACGCGCGATCTGTCGCGCTGCTGCCCTCAACGACCGGATTGTCCAGACCGGTAGTCACGAACGATCGGGGGAAAGTCGACGTCACGCCTGTGAGTTGGTTCGCAATGGACGAATTGGAAAGCTCCATACCATTCGCATTAACTTGCCGACAACCGATGCTCACCATCTGAATGTCAAAAAGTGGCTTGGCGAACAACCCGAAGGACCCGCCCCGGACGGGCTCGATTGGCAGATGTGGTTAGGTCATACACCCGATGTGCCCTTCACCGAAAAGCGTTGCCATTTCTGGTGGCGATTTATCTTGGCGTATGGCGGTGGAGAGATGACTGATCGAGGAGCCCACGTGATTGATCTTGCTCAATTGGGTGCCGGCAAGGATGATACGGGACCTGTGGAGTGCATCGCGAACGGGACCCAAAATCCATCTGGCATTTTCGATGCCTACATGGATTATGTTTTTGTCAATGTTTACGACGATGGTTTGAAAATGATTGGCTCCACCAAGGGACCCCGTGGTGTGAAATTCGAAGGGGACGAGGGCTGGATTTTCATTCACGTTCATGATCCTCTCGTGGAGGCCAGTGACCCACGGATTTTAGAATCTAAAATTGGCAGGCGAGACATCCAGCTGGGTCGCAGTCCTGGGCACCATCGTAACTTTATTGATTGTATGAAAAGTCGCCAAGAGCCCTTAGCGACGGCGGAAATTGGGCATCGAACAGGATCTATCTGCCATCTCAACAATATCTCGATGAAGCTAGGTCGTCCCATCCGTTGGGACCCGGTCAATGAGGTGATCATCGACGATGAAGAAGCGAATGCACTGCTTGCGCCGAGGATGCGAGAACCTTGGAGCCTCTAG
- the mgtE gene encoding magnesium transporter produces MINTLFLPELREMLSSHNAADLSEFCEAIHPAATADFMSGLSATEAWQVLQHASSETRAEIFHYFEPDRQIRILKKQDRGQIVELLTMMAPDDRVDLLNEVDDSLAHELVALLPADERRETLRLSAYPEDTAGAVMTTELVKLSENLTVSEALDELRKLAKEAETIYYVYVVDESDHLRGVLSARDLISSLSTPNRLLHDIMETEPITVDAYDDQEDVARKVAQYDLLAIPVVDEQHRMLGIITHDDVIDVVREEATEDAQRIGGVAPLEAGYLQTPIWRLFWNRGIWLLPLFFAALLTAGAIHNYEVQLDKWSFLIWFLPLVISSGGNSGNQSATLVITALTNGNVRLGDWFMVIAREFTMGLLLGGALAMVFLPVGFTVAPDAVLVVPLTLLLVVVCGTLVGSALPLIFQRLGQDPALMSNPFVAGIVDIVGIIIYVNVAIMILS; encoded by the coding sequence ATGATTAACACGCTTTTTTTGCCCGAACTCCGTGAGATGCTGAGCTCTCATAATGCGGCCGATTTAAGCGAATTCTGCGAAGCGATTCATCCGGCAGCAACGGCCGATTTCATGTCAGGGCTGAGCGCCACCGAGGCTTGGCAAGTCTTGCAGCATGCATCGTCGGAAACGCGGGCCGAAATCTTTCACTATTTTGAACCCGACCGCCAAATCCGGATTCTCAAAAAGCAGGATCGAGGGCAAATCGTTGAGTTACTGACGATGATGGCGCCCGATGATCGAGTCGATCTGCTGAATGAAGTGGATGACAGTCTTGCCCATGAACTCGTTGCTCTACTACCCGCTGACGAGCGACGGGAAACGCTTCGGCTCAGTGCCTATCCCGAGGATACGGCGGGTGCCGTGATGACCACGGAATTGGTCAAACTGTCGGAAAACCTCACGGTCAGCGAAGCGCTCGATGAGCTGCGGAAGTTAGCGAAAGAAGCGGAAACAATCTACTACGTCTATGTGGTGGATGAATCGGACCATTTACGGGGCGTGCTTTCAGCCAGAGACCTTATCTCCTCGCTGTCGACTCCGAATCGCTTACTTCATGACATCATGGAAACGGAGCCCATTACGGTTGATGCCTATGATGATCAAGAAGATGTGGCTCGAAAGGTTGCTCAATATGACCTGTTGGCGATCCCGGTGGTAGACGAGCAGCACCGAATGCTCGGTATTATCACGCATGATGATGTGATCGATGTGGTTCGTGAAGAAGCGACCGAAGATGCTCAACGCATCGGTGGTGTGGCTCCGCTGGAAGCCGGATATTTGCAGACGCCCATTTGGAGATTGTTTTGGAATCGAGGCATCTGGCTGTTACCGCTTTTTTTTGCCGCTTTGCTGACGGCCGGGGCGATTCACAACTATGAAGTCCAGCTCGATAAGTGGAGCTTTCTGATTTGGTTTCTTCCGCTGGTGATTTCATCCGGAGGGAATTCTGGAAACCAGTCGGCAACTCTCGTGATTACTGCCTTGACGAATGGGAATGTTCGTTTGGGAGATTGGTTCATGGTGATCGCGCGAGAGTTCACGATGGGCTTGCTACTGGGGGGCGCACTGGCAATGGTTTTTCTTCCTGTCGGGTTTACTGTCGCCCCCGATGCTGTCCTGGTGGTCCCGCTGACATTATTGCTGGTTGTTGTTTGCGGTACGCTGGTAGGCTCTGCCTTGCCGTTGATTTTTCAAAGGTTAGGGCAAGACCCGGCTCTGATGAGCAATCCGTTTGTTGCCGGAATTGTTGATATCGTGGGGATCATTATCTACGTCAACGTGGCGATTATGATCTTGA